The following proteins come from a genomic window of Pichia kudriavzevii chromosome 1, complete sequence:
- a CDS encoding uncharacterized protein (PKUD0A08550; similar to Saccharomyces cerevisiae YDR030C (RAD28); ancestral locus Anc_3.259): protein MVLSSSYDFKVNVIDAELMSVAHTFKLNARVIDFDFSPKGDSTMVAACLDDGIGVKLLDLRTVADVQKLGGEEGARMFTAAWSPINSNICVGGGVDGSCYGWDIRSSEKHLFELDSNLTSSKSHAGSRLKGKAHHGRVNSMIFNSEGTELITLGHDNKIKVWDLCTHSKPFNKLLNFGPLIRNKVNQRIDMCLSPALETEISFLWVPSDTGEVLVYRAEDGSLVARLNRSGRANLQTRSFSIACSGGNQTRYYSGCKDGTISVWGYETKQEPDVTYFDNGVDLVIEDS from the coding sequence ATGGTACTCTCTTCATCTTATGACTTCAAAGTAAATGTCATTGACGCTGAGCTGATGTCGGTAGCACACACCTTCAAACTTAATGCCAGAgtgattgattttgatttttcacCCAAAGGTGACTCAACCATGGTGGCTGCTTGTTTAGATGACGGTATCGGCGTAAAGCTACTAGATCTAAGAACAGTTGCCGATGTGCAGAAACTAGGAGGGGAAGAAGGGGCACGTATGTTCACTGCTGCTTGGTCACCTATTAACTCGAATATTTGCGTAGGTGGAGGCGTTGATGGTTCTTGTTATGGGTGGGATATCAGAAGTTCGGAAAAACATCTGTTTGAACTAGACTCAAATTTAACGTCTTCAAAGAGTCATGCAGGAAGTCGATTGAAGGGTAAAGCGCATCATGGACGTGtaaattcaatgattttcAACTCTGAAGGAACAGAGTTGATAACCTTGGGCCATGACAACAAGATTAAAGTTTGGGACCTATGCACGCATAGCAAACCTTTCAACAAACTCCTCAATTTTGGTCCTTTGATTCGCAACAAAGTTAATCAGCGTATAGACATGTGCCTTAGCCCGGCTTTAGAGACAgaaatttcctttttatgGGTTCCTTCCGATACAGGCGAAGTTCTAGTCTATCGGGCGGAGGATGGAAGTTTGGTTGCACGATTGAATAGGTCTGGAAGAGCCAATCTTCAAACACGTTCGTTTTCAATCGCCTGCAGTGGAGGTAACCAGACACGGTATTACAGCGGGTGCAAAGACGGAACCATCTCGGTTTGGGGGTACGAAACAAAACAGGAGCCAGATGTGACCTATTTTGACAACGGAGTCGATCTAGTGATCGAGGACTCCTGA
- a CDS encoding uncharacterized protein (PKUD0A08570; similar to Saccharomyces cerevisiae YOL065C (INP54); ancestral locus Anc_3.155) has translation MHMNLFITTFNAQKKPPSTEFTDAVGLKLPADPADLYVFSFQELSSLLDSTYSNIIMDQLTGLAHTIQDMLSLKYSEASFSIDTIEQYGGLGIIIVSPSTSHISNMVSSKGYPVGHLYTTLKGGIGVRLKCNDQELTFVNVHLNAGEKKHHLVKRNKDIYDILSGLEFDDGWSVLKPMGHGFIMGDLNYRNTGAFQLGRCDFGNSNELLKDDELTIMRNSNIVLQMYDEAHVGFEPSYKYVVGTDKYNKKRIPSYCDRILYVKGGNYTVFKYDAIKECRSSDHKPVYLYVGVGDPPRDIINNSGYLATNTGRVTVILRWNYKLRKILVHQISAITTYLLSCGLWLNSSRGRIFTLFFLILLMIFWKYIV, from the coding sequence ATGCATATGAATCTATTTATAACGACGTTCAACGCCCAAAAGAAACCACCTTCGACGGAGTTTACAGATGCCGTGGGGTTGAAGCTCCCTGCCGACCCTGCTGACCTCTATGTGTTTTCGTTTCAAGAACTTTCATCACTATTGGATTCAACATATTCCAACATAATAATGGACCAGCTCACAGGCTTAGCACATACCATACAAGATATGCtaagtttgaaatattcagaGGCATCTTTTTCAATCGATACCATTGAACAGTATGGTGGACTAGGAATAATTATTGTATCTCCCAGCACCTCCCATATTTCAAATATGGTGTCATCTAAAGGGTATCCCGTGGGTCATTTATACACCACTCTGAAAGGCGGGATTGGAGTTAGACTAAAATGCAACGACCAAGAGCTAACCTTTGTTAATGTTCATTTGAATGCCGGCGAAAAGAAACATCATCTagtcaaaagaaacaaggaTATCTACGATATACTTAGTGGTTTAGAGTTTGATGATGGATGGTCCGTTTTGAAACCCATGGGTCATGGATTCATTATGGGAGATTTGAACTATCGAAATACGGGTGCATTTCAACTGGGAAGGTGTGATTTTGGAAACTCGAATGAATTGCTGAAAGACGATGAATTGACCataatgagaaattcaaatatagTTCTGCAAATGTACGATGAAGCGCATGTTGGCTTTGAGCCAAGCTACAAATATGTTGTTGGCACTGACAAGTATAATAAAAAGAGAATACCTTCTTATTGTGACCGTATCCTATACGTTAAAGGCGGCAACTATACCGTTTTCAAATATGATGCTATTAAAGAGTGTCGGAGCTCGGACCACAAACCGGTTTATTTGTACGTCGGAGTTGGGGATCCACCAAGGGATATAATCAATAACAGTGGGTATCTGGCTACAAACACAGGAAGAGTGACAGTTATTCTCAGGTGGAATTATAAGTTAAGGAAAATTTTGGTTCATCAGATTTCGGCGATCACAACGTATCTTTTGAGCTGTGGTTTATGGCTAAACTCTTCCCGAGGCAGAATATTTACTctattctttttgattttattaatgattttttggaaatacATTGTTTAA
- a CDS encoding uncharacterized protein (PKUD0A08540; similar to Saccharomyces cerevisiae YJL076W (NET1) and YKR010C (TOF2); ancestral locus Anc_1.294) has translation MFKLQVVIIPQSVLASSEQLGTTSSIVSSNTENGETGILANFEEQQSATNNALRRYTLGPGDLAFSTPMFMPRMQQINPNGSFMMQPSFVSSFQQPKFGNKIKKFLHITSASNTLGQVALEIQQRFSKLYPYEGPLQIERIQNIEECDLDPDYTVSLIFDTSNICRVIVSNEFLDSDSAYINSNGKRHLTGELNKVMKKVRKSATPNGNSSSIWSFNEENPSPNQNTPKLHLNKPIAMRESDSHNISLPIPDVDDTIIHPTKRNNLKLASPIIAPGSPTRITSGMLDSQSKPNLSKVDYEEDINGSMYIDESSKKVPSKEDAQKNKQSSDEPFLSNLNPDSSLIHEADLSSSSVKNTRTPDPKNKKQKLNPQSSPLTKTKNASPDNATRILEKSTESTKSTEIEKMVTANKRKQQETNGTIKENTEQLTSEKEKKAEKLAKERAEKAEQISREKAERAERLAKEKAAKAERVAKEKAEKAARLAKQKAEKAARLANEKAEKAAKQQRLKEEKERAAKEKAERIAKDKAEKERLAKEKAERSAKEKVEKERLAAEKLEKEKMEKEKLEKEKLEKEKMEKEKMEKEKLEKEKMEKEKMEKEKMEKEKMEKEKMEKEKMEKEKMEKEKMEKEKQEKERSAKAKAERIAKELAAKEKAERLLKEKADKIAMSASQKAAPVENKDITEKQKVDDPTKDLVESSSEEDETIVNKTNNSNKPAKIQKLIINLPKNIAPPGTTPNKMAEAHIFDKSKVIDDIVGKQSTKGNEKATRHVEISGEIDTSNILPQKVRSTKANVTTITSSDSENNKNSNTNSDSESSSSSESESEEETSKPKIVAAPRSASSSFTASSKSKPLESLAKQTISSSNSANASKSITPSKQTSPPSVNPIKPVTPLGSAISKRSSLPRLSNYIDKKLPEVRMQKKQAVKPSIAESGSETDQDSETDSDSDSESGSDSDSNSDSDDESDSPSAGNFMDSKKANKFVTTKKPKKAKKNSGFSALMKDSKR, from the coding sequence ATGTTTAAATTACAAGTTGTGATAATCCCCCAGAGCGTCCTGGCATCTTCGGAGCAGTTAGGAACTACCTCTTCAATTGTTTCCTCCAACACAGAAAATGGAGAGACTGGAATTTTagcaaattttgaagaacaacaatCAGCTACGAACAATGCATTGAGAAGGTACACCCTAGGACCAGGCGACTTGGCCTTCAGCACCCCTATGTTTATGCCCAGGATGCAACAGATTAATCCAAATGGAAGTTTCATGATGCAACCGTCCTTTGTGTCTTCATTTCAGCAACCGAAGTTCGGcaataaaatcaagaagTTTTTGCACATCACCTCTGCCAGCAACACCCTAGGCCAGGTGGCCCTAGAAATTCAGCAAAGATTTTCTAAACTTTATCCTTATGAAGGCCCTTTGCAGATTGaaagaatccaaaacaTTGAAGAGTGTGATTTAGACCCTGATTATACAGTCTCGCTTATATTTGATACAAGTAATATATGTCGAGTGATTGTATCCAATGAATTCTTAGATTCCGATTCTGCCTATATCAATAGTAATGGCAAACGTCATCTAACTGGTGAATTGAACAAGGTTATGAAAAAAGTTAGAAAATCAGCTACTCCAAACGggaattcatcatcaatctGGTCAtttaatgaagaaaacCCATCTCCCAACCAAAACACCCCTAAGTTGCATTTGAACAAGCCAATTGCAATGAGAGAAAGTGATAGCCATAATATTTCTTTACCAATACCAGACGTCGATGACACAATAATTCACCCAACAAAGAGgaacaatttgaaattggcATCTCCAATAATAGCTCCTGGCTCTCCAACCAGAATTACTTCTGGTATGTTAGATTCTCAATCAAAACCTAATTTGTCCAAGGTCGACTATGAGGAAGATATTAACGGCTCTATGTATATCGATGAATCTTCTAAGAAAGTGCCATCAAAAGAGGATGCTCAGAAGAATAAGCAATCCTCAGACGAACCCTTCTTATCCAATTTGAACCCAGATTCTTCGCTTATACATGAAGCAGATCTTTCTAGTTCCTCAGTTAAAAACACAAGAACTCCTGACCCTAAAAATAAGAAGCAGAAACTAAATCCACAATCAAGTCCATTGACCAAGACCAAGAACGCTTCACCTGACAATGCAACCCGTATATTAGAAAAGTCAACTGAAAGCACTAAGTCAACCGAAATTGAGAAGATGGTTACTGCGAATAAGAGAAAGCAACAGGAGACAAACGGAACCATTAAGGAAAACACCGAACAGTTAACCagtgaaaaagaaaagaaagcgGAGAAGCTTGCTAAAGAAAGGGCAGAAAAGGCAGAACAAATTTCAAGGGAGAAAGCAGAAAGAGCAGAACGTTTGGCCAAAGAGAAGGCTGCAAAGGCGGAGCGTGTGGCTAAAGAAAAGGCGGAAAAGGCAGCAAGGTTagcaaaacaaaaagcAGAGAAGGCGGCAAGACTGGCTAACGAGAAAGCAGAAAAAGCGGCCAAACAGCAAAGAttaaaagaagagaaagagagagcTGCTAAAGAGAAAGCAGAGAGGATAGCCAAGGACAAGGCAGAGAAGGAAAGACTAGCTAAAGAGAAAGCTGAAAGATCAGCGAAAGAAAAAGTAGAAAAAGAGAGACTAGCTGCAGAAAAGctagagaaggaaaagatggaaaaggagaagctagagaaggagaagctagagaaggaaaagatggaaaaggaaaagatggaaaaggagaagctagagaaggaaaagatggaaaaggaaaagatggaaaaggaaaagatggaaaaggaaaagatggaaaaggaaaagatggaaaaggaaaagatggaaaaggaaaagatggaaaaggaaaagatggaaaaggaaaagcaGGAGAAGGAACGTTCAGCTAAAGCAAAAGCAGAAAGAATCGCCAAGGAACTTGCTGCAAAGGAAAAGGCCGAAAGAttattgaaagagaaagcCGATAAAATTGCAATGTCAGCATCTCAGAAGGCCGCTCCAGTTGAGAATAAGGACATTACAGAGAAACAGAAAGTAGATGATCCTACGAAGGATTTGGTTGAATCGTCCAGcgaagaagatgaaacGATTGTTAACAAAACTAATAATTCCAACAAACCTGctaaaattcaaaaattaaTTATCAATCTTCCAAAGAATATTGCTCCCCCGGGTACCACTCCTAATAAAATGGCAGAGGCCCATATTTTCGATAAGTCTAAGGTGATAGACGATATAGTAGGCAAGCAGTCTACCAAAGGCAATGAGAAGGCGACACGACATGTTGAAATCAGTGGAGAAATAGACACCTCCAATATATTACCACAAAAAGTTAGATCCACTAAAGCCAATGTCACCACAATAACCTCATCCGATTCAGAAAATAACAAGAACTCTAATACTAATTCGGACTCTGAGTCATCCAGCTCTTCAGAGTCTGAATCTGAAGAGGAAACTTCAAAACCGAAAATCGTTGCGGCGCCAAGATCGgcttcatcttcatttacAGCTAGCTCGAAGTCCAAACCATTGGAATCTTTGGCCAAACAGACTATTTCTAGCTCAAATTCAGCCAATGCTTCAAAGTCCATCACACCATCCAAGCAAACATCACCACCATCTGTAAATCCAATTAAACCTGTTACTCCATTAGGTTCTGCTATTTCGAAACGGTCATCTCTCCCAAGATTGTCAAACtacattgataaaaaacTACCAGAGGTCAGAATGCAAAAGAAGCAAGCGGTGAAGCCAAGTATTGCAGAATCTGGTTCCGAGACAGACCAAGACTCCGAGACCGATAGCGATTCCGATAGCGAGAGCGGTAGTGATAGTGATTCTAACAGCGATTCAGATGACGAGTCAGATTCACCTTCCGCTGGTAACTTCATGGATTCCAAGAAAGCGAATAAGTTTGTTACAACtaaaaaaccaaagaaagCTAAAAAGAATTCTGGTTTCAGTGCATTGATGAAGGACTCAAAAAGGTAA
- a CDS encoding uncharacterized protein (PKUD0A08595), with product MTPRRQQRYKVAGASIVVALMAYATYKYWTVSENESTSAQKQESGGDTTEYELRPKQQLSTSIALVITPAILDKLKEYNSNQENQIDIVTYLKMYPNLAVVLWPGLQIEDLENYFVVGPPIRNRILRVEKMESISIILRHLNKDLNLVVEGIETRGLKNIITLKEKLFVEYI from the coding sequence ATGACTCCACGGAGACAACAGAGATACAAAGTAGCAGGTGCCTCGATTGTTGTTGCATTAATGGCGTATGCAACGTACAAATACTGGACAGTTTCTGAGAACGAATCTACCTCTGCACAGAAGCAAGAATCTGGTGGAGATACCACCGAATACGAGCTCCGTCCTAAACAGCAGTTGTCTACATCCATAGCCTTGGTTATTACTCCAGCGATACTTGATAAACTCAAAGAGTACAACAGCAACcaagaaaaccaaatagACATTGTTACATACCTCAAGATGTACCCTAATTTGGCAGTTGTTCTATGGCCAGGACTTCAAATAGAGGATCTAGAGAATTATTTCGTAGTTGGACCTCCTATAAGGAATAGGATTTTAAGAGTTGAGAAAATGGAGAGCATTTCAATCATACTAAGGCATCTTAACAAAGACCTAAATTTGGTGGTTGAAGGTATAGAAACTAGAGGCttaaaaaatataattaCGTTAAAGGAGAAACTCTTTGTCGAATACATTTGA
- a CDS encoding uncharacterized protein (PKUD0A08580): MSAIADLIKLQTNNAADGTGIVKLLAISQRFLGVKSANEIPQFLIDYVQAQQQSQFGSYPTHKDVAPSAVFLACFVLIAIAHGTLFAINMKRGHKFWLSFAFCFYSTLRWIGFALRIVWAKSIVKLHIGIASEVLLILPTVFIASFNLVLAQRIFTWRHPVFGNNKIFLFIMLAFYSVVVAVVVMTIVAGVVPYLYFLSRSHYDMCRNVVKVTSILITLYSLLSIAFVIFTYLLPITERNRNALVYQPFWIKSFSPFYFPPAHASIEGEGLFLDEHANDSRTPMRTIIGGGLDTIDNHDLPEAEELAQYDKAGEKKFTLRNNLSVWIITITSIFVFIGALFRCIGCFIDDVYGSESWIYRPVVMYVLWGALETICNILYLVGRIDLRFYRPDKFSKVNRNLVPSEEKNIDNTSSNLSSDTRV; the protein is encoded by the coding sequence atGAGTGCAATAGCTGACTTGATTAAATTACAAACCAACAATGCAGCTGATGGTACAGGTATTGTCAAATTACTGGCAATTTCTCAACGATTTCTAGGTGTCAAGTCTGCTAATGAGATTCCtcaatttttgattgattatGTCCAAGCACAACAACAATCCCAGTTTGGCTCTTATCCAACTCATAAAGACGTTGCTCCCAGTGCTGTCTTTTTGGCTTGCTTTGTACTTATTGCTATAGCACATGGTACTTTATTTGCAATCAATATGAAGAGAGGTCATAAATTTTGGCTTTCATTTGCGTTTTGCTTTTATTCAACGCTGAGATGGATTGGTTTTGCCCTAAGAATTGTATGGGCTAAAAGTATTGTTAAATTACATATTGGTATTGCCTCTGAAGTTTTGCTTATTTTACCAACTGTTTTCATTGCCTCCTTCAATTTGGTTCTTGCCCAAAGAATTTTCACTTGGAGACATCCAGTTTTCGGTAATAACAAgattttcttgtttataATGTTGGCCTTTTattctgttgttgttgcagtTGTTGTGATGACAATTGTTGCAGGTGTTGTTCCATACCTTTACTTTTTATCTCGTTCACATTATGATATGTGTCGAAATGTTGTTAAAGTTACCTCTATCTTAATTACCCTTTATTCATTACTTTCTATTGcatttgttattttcacttATTTGTTACCAATTACagaaagaaatagaaatgCACTTGTTTATCAACCATTTTGGATCAAGtcattttctccattttatTTCCCTCCAGCTCATGCTTCAATCGAAGGTGAAGGGTTATTTTTAGATGAACATGCCAATGATTCAAGAACTCCAATGAGAACTATCATTGGTGGTGGTTTGGATACCATTGACAACCATGATTTACCAGAAGCTGAGGAGCTTGCCCAATATGATAAAGCAGGTGAGAAGAAGTTCACCTTGAGAAACAATCTGTCTGTCTGGATCATTACCATTACCTCCATTTTCGTCTTTATTGGTGCCTTGTTTAGATGTATTGGTTGCTTCATTGACGATGTCTATGGTAGTGAGTCTTGGATTTACAGGCCTGTTGTCATGTATGTCTTGTGGGGAGCATTGGAAACCATTTGCAACATTCTCTATCTTGTTGGTAGAATCGATTTGAGATTCTATAGACCTGACAAATTCTCAAAGGTGAACAGAAACTTGGTTCCTTCAGAAGAGAAGAACATTGATAACACTTCCTCAAACTTGAGCTCTGATACTAGAGTATAG
- a CDS encoding uncharacterized protein (PKUD0A08590; Pfam Domains: Glyoxalase(2.4e-12)) → MTNDIATECPQEDTAIRYNNKHINEERGPCPHAFDHVLFYVSSPRVVAQYLVCLFGFHIYAYKGLETGSREVSATAVKNGTAILVFMGAVRPLHWEPLLPSIDSIHQHIAEHGDSVKDVAFQCSDLESLVLRIKSKRAEQLLISDEPVVVKDEYGTIKLITIRGVQDTVHTLVDRSDYRGFLPGFRLVEQLRPQGNVHENLIVEIDHCVQNEDWNQMYNVCQFYKDYLDFHVFWCVDERQVHTEYSALKSTVMASKNEIIKMPINEPAIGRRKSQIEEFVEFHNGPGVQHIALKTNDMIETIGYMRTHGVEFIDVPDKYYENLKKRLALEKHPILKEPLEVLKKHGILVDFDEKGYLLQLFTKSIFERPTFFFEIIQRYNHNGFGAGNFKGLFEVMEKDQEKRGNLTKQEISKGKVLK, encoded by the coding sequence ATGACCAACGACATTGCTACTGAATGTCCCCAAGAGGATACAGCAATCAGATACAACAACAAGCATATAAACGAAGAGAGAGGACCCTGTCCACATGCCTTTGACCATGTGCTTTTCTATGTGTCTTCGCCTAGAGTGGTAGCTCAGTATCTGGTTTGTCTCTTTGGTTTCCACATATATGCCTATAAAGGTTTGGAAACAGGATCAAGAGAGGTATCGGCAACGGCAGTTAAGAACGGGACGGCAATCCTAGTCTTCATGGGTGCAGTAAGACCATTACATTGGGAACCCCTTTTGCCATCCATAGACTCCATCCATCAGCACATTGCAGAGCATGGCGATTCTGTTAAGGACGTTGCCTTTCAATGTAGCGATTTGGAGTCTCTTGTATTAAGAATAAAGTCAAAGAGGGCAGAGCAACTACTAATCAGTGATGAGCCTGTAGTTGTTAAAGATGAGTATGGAACTATCAAGCTCATCACCATAAGAGGTGTTCAAGATACAGTACATACACTTGTTGATCGGTCTGATTATAGGGGGTTTCTACCAGGGTTTAGATTAGTGGAACAATTACGGCCTCAAGGTAATGTGCATGAGAACttaattgttgaaatcGACCACTGTGTACAGAATGAAGATTGGAATCAAATGTATAATGTATGCCAATTCTATAAAGACTATTTGGATTTCCATGTCTTCTGGTGTGTTGATGAGCGGCAAGTTCATACTGAATATTCAGCATTAAAATCCACCGTTATGGCGTCCAAGAATGAAATTATTAAAATGCCCATCAATGAACCAGCAATTGGTCGACGGAAATCCCAAATTGAGGAGTTTGTAGAATTTCACAATGGTCCAGGTGTTCAACATATTGCCCTAAAAACCAATGACATGATTGAGACTATCGGGTATATGAGAACCCACggtgttgaatttattgatgttCCAGACAAATACtatgaaaatttgaagaaaaggttAGCGCTTGAGAAACATCCAATATTAAAGGAGCCTCTAGAAGTTTTAAAGAAACATGGTATtttggttgattttgacGAAAAGGGTTATCTTTTACAACTATTTACAAAGAGCATCTTCGAAAGACCgacttttttctttgagaTTATTCAAAGGTACAATCACAATGGATTTGGGGCAGGAAATTTCAAAGGTTTATTCGAAGTCATGGAGAAAGACCAAGAAAAGAGAGGGAACTTgacaaaacaagaaatttCCAAAGGAAAGGTTTTAAAGTAA
- a CDS encoding uncharacterized protein (PKUD0A08600; similar to Saccharomyces cerevisiae YOR367W (SCP1); ancestral locus Anc_7.14) → MEQNADTNLDQDLKASRLNKYNNSRLQNDVKQWLAAILSGKINPQEIESNDLLDTLKSGVVLCEIVNSTFGPGTIKYKDSKMAFVQMENIEKFLTFCQSQGISHDELFQTVDLYESNDPYQVIMSLQSFSRMLNAKFPGKYPLIGPAIAKKHQRPPVPPKPKYLGQGGVPWSSIEYGYTKGSNQMTEGVVFGGRRDIVKR, encoded by the coding sequence ATGGAACAGAACGCAGATACAAACCTCGATCAAGACCTCAAAGCATCTAGATTaaacaaatacaacaacTCCCGACTTCAAAATGATGTTAAACAGTGGCTAGCTGCAATTTTATCAGGCAAAATTAATCCACAAGAGATTGAGAGTAACGATTTGTTAGATACCTTAAAATCTGGAGTAGTACTCTGCGAGATTGTCAATTCTACATTTGGACCAGGCACGATCAAGTACAAAGATAGTAAAATGGCATTTGTacaaatggaaaatattgaaaagttcCTAACGTTCTGCCAAAGTCAGGGCATTTCACATGACGAACTCTTCCAAACAGTCGATTTATACGAGTCCAACGATCCATACCAAGTTATAATGTCGTTGCAATCTTTTTCCAGGATGCTCAATGCCAAATTTCCAGGAAAATATCCTCTCATTGGGCCTGCGATTGCGAAAAAACACCAGAGGCCCCCTGTACCCCCCAAACCTAAATATCTGGGGCAAGGCGGTGTTCCATGGAGCTCTATTGAGTATGGATATACAAAAGGTAGTAACCAAATGACTGAAGGAGTGGTCTTTGGTGGCCGGAGGGATATTGTTAAACGATAG
- a CDS encoding uncharacterized protein (PKUD0A08610) has protein sequence MVVQVQTLYHTPSREHGIVETFRDHCPDYKVPEQTVVNEIASLVQSIEKKENFDPNLKFNPAKHIIFNPESYKSTKKFTLQDLNIHKTHVKPINDFGAVFPFKLLSQEAVDMLLWEAFQPAIIEQHARLPNLATQATRLDFHIGDHIHKSPFTESLTKSKELTTIVSNFVGYKMKPVWDSDFVHINVSLASTDPREQLTNYPQTQYEIDKELTRQDASDGQDIPSTVGVHYDSITVPLVIMLDLPEEAQGGQTTIITGDNKATRVPEPPIGSGTLIQGRVLRHLASKPVTNHNRISLVLSYATGVEGELDNCVTTSVKPSVLPKNEFNKFYRDWAEYKLTNLENHLKKIREGVVDDYNNGTGFHQEEFVEKCQNIERYVYDIYKEMECLGYSPYPPPLFSTSYNEL, from the coding sequence ATGGTTGTTCAAGTACAAACTCTTTACCACACCCCATCAAGGGAACACGGAATTGTCGAAACATTCAGAGACCATTGTCCAGATTATAAAGTTCCCGAGCAAACTGTCGTTAATGAGATTGCCTCACTTGTTCAAAGtattgaaaagaaggaaaactttgatCCAAATCTAAAATTCAACCCTGCTAAGCATATTATTTTTAATCCAGAATCTTACAAGTCGACAAAGAAATTTACCCTGCAAGATTTAAACATCCATAAAACACATGTTAAACcaatcaatgattttggCGCTGTTTTTCCGTTTAAGTTGTTATCACAGGAAGCTGTAGACATGCTGCTATGGGAAGCTTTTCAACCTGCCATAATTGAGCAGCATGCGAGATTACCAAATCTAGCAACACAAGCCACAAGACTAGATTTCCACATTGGCGACCATATTCACAAATCACCTTTTACCGAATCACTTACCAAAAGTAAGGAATTAACGACTATTGTATCCAATTTTGTTGGTTACAAAATGAAGCCTGTATGGGATAGTGACTTTGTTCATATCAACGTTAGTTTAGCTTCCACTGATCCAAGGGAGCAATTGACAAACTATCCCCAAACGCaatatgaaattgataaagaaCTGACAAGACAGGACGCAAGTGATGGGCAAGACATTCCCTCAACAGTCGGTGTGCACTATGATTCAATCACAGTTCCATTGGTTATTATGTTAGACTTACCGGAAGAAGCACAGGGTGGTCAAACTACAATTATCACCGGTGATAACAAAGCGACTAGGGTCCCAGAACCTCCTATTGGCTCCGGGACTCTAATTCAAGGAAGAGTACTGAGACACTTGGCATCCAAACCAGTCACTAACCATAACCGAATCAGTCTTGTTTTGTCTTATGCAACGGGAGTGGAAGGTGAGCTCGATAACTGTGTGACTACTTCTGTCAAGCCCTCTGTTTTGCCCAAAAAtgaattcaacaaattctaTAGAGATTGGGCAGAATATAAACTGACCAACCTAGAAAATCacctgaaaaaaatcagagaaGGTGTAGTTGATGATTACAACAACGGTACTGGGTTCCACCAGGAAgaatttgttgagaaaTGTCAAAACATTGAGCGTTATGTTTATGATATTTACAAGGAGATGGAATGTCTAGGCTACAGTCCATATCCACCACCACTTTTTAGTACCTCATATAACGAGCTCTAA
- a CDS encoding uncharacterized protein (PKUD0A08560; similar to Saccharomyces cerevisiae YCL001W (RER1); ancestral locus Anc_1.417), with product MEFDDEVETSQFDVYRHKFDVMSRQFLDYITPHIILRWIAAYILVMIFMSRIVWVEGWYIVCYTWAIFLLNMFLKFLTPKFDPSIEQDIQNESVEEGTSKMDENDEEFRPFIRRLPEFRFWLKTTVSTLIAIFCSFFSIFDIPVFWPILVVYFIILFLLTMKRQIQHMIKYRYLPFDLNKAKYASKK from the coding sequence ATGGAGTTCGACGATGAGGTAGAAACATCGCAATTTGATGTATACAGGCACAAATTTGACGTAATGAGCCGTCAGTTTCTTGACTACATTACACCACATATAATTTTACGTTGGATTGCTGCTTATATCCTTGTGATGATCTTCATGAGCCGTATTGTTTGGGTTGAAGGCTGGTACATTGTCTGTTATACGTGGGCAatctttttgttgaacatgtttttgaagtttttaACTCCAAAATTCGATCcatcaattgaacaagatattcaaaatgaaagtgTGGAAGAAGGTACAAGTAAAATGGATGAAAACGACGAAGAATTCAGACCATTTATTAGAAGGTTGCCAGAATTCAGATTTTGGTTGAAAACAACTGTTTCGACACTCATTGCGATTTTTTGTTCCTTTTTCAGCATTTTCGATATCCCAGTCTTTTGGCCAATATTGGTTGTTTACTTCatcattttatttcttttgacTATGAAGAGACAAATCCAACACATGATCAAATATCGCTACCTCCCATTTGACCTAAACAAGGCTAAATACGcctcaaaaaaataa